TAAAGTTAAACATGCATAAGTTACTGGTACGCCTCGTTGGACATAACTTGCTAGTGTCCCTGCAGATGAGAAGGTTTCATCATCAGGATGTGGAAATATTACTAATACATGTCTTTCATCAGTCATGTTGATGCCTCCTCTATAAATTAAATGGTTGCTCGCTAATTTCAAGCGCTGCAGCGAGTTGACCTTCATAATTAAAACCTGCAATTAAAAATTCGTCATGCTCGTTAACTTCGTAATGCGTTAGACCTTGTACATAAACCCAGCCACCATTTGATAGTTTAAGGCCAATGCGATAAGGTTCTTTATTGCCACCTTTTAACTGAGCATGTGTATATGTTACTTGAATGTTTCTTAAAAAAGTACCAGCATTAAAAACACGTTGATCGAAATGGTTCGCATAGGCACCATTTGTCGTTTCAACATGTAGATACACAGGTTTATGTTCATAAGAAGCTAGTAATTCTAAAACTTCTTGTTCTTTAATTGGTTCCAACACGTTCACTCCTTACACTATCAATGTGTTTATCTTTCTATTTTACTAAAAACTATTCAATAATTGTATACGATTGCTCAATTATTTGGAAATTTATTTTCGATAGGAGATAAATAATTCATATGAACAGGTGCAAAATTTCATTATTCTTCCTTTTAAAAATCAAATAAATTGTTGGAATTTAAAAAGTGTTAAACATTAAAAATGATGCTATATTAATGGTGTATGAATGAATTCATAAGTTTTTAAAATGTATTAAATTTGTGGAGGCATGTAAACAATGAAAGTATTAAACTTAGGATCAAAAGAACAAGCATCATTCTATGTTGCATGTGAATTATATAAAGAAATGGCTTTTAATCAAGAATGTACACTCGGATTAGCAACGGGTGGAACAATGACAGCTTTATATCATCAACTTGTTAAACTATTAAATAAAAATCAACTCAATGTAGATCATGTAACTACATTTAATTTAGATGAATATGTAGGTTTATCCTCAGCGCATCCTCAAAGTTATCACTATTATATGGATTGTATGCTTTTTAAACAATATCCATATTTTAATAAGAAGCACATACATATTCCAAATGGTGATGCGAATGATATGAATGCTGAAGCGTCAAGATACAATGAACTTTTAGCACAACATGGTAAACGTGATATTCAAATTTTAGGAATTGGTGAAAATGGACATATCGGCTTTAATGAACCAGGGACACCATTTGATAGTATTACGCATATTGTTGACTTAACTGAAAGCACGATTAAGGCTAATAGTCGGTATTTTGAAAATGAAAATGATGTTCCGAAACAAGCTATTTCGATGGGACTTAAAAATATACTTCAAGCAAAACGCATCATTTTACTTGCATTTGGTGAAAAGAAACGCGCAGCTATTACACATTTATTAAATCAAGAAATTTCTATTGATGTACCAGCCACATTACTTCACAAACACCCGAATGTTGAGATATATTTAGATGACGAAGCTTGTCCTAAAAATATTGCGAAAATTCATGTAGATGAAATGAATTGATTGCAATGTTTAATTAAGAAATGCCTCGGGAAAGTTTCCAATAGAAAGAAAAAAGCATTGGAAGGATGATTTATAGTGGAACTACAATTAGCAATTGATTTATTAAACAAAGAAGAAGCGGCTGAATTAGCAAATAAAGTTAAAGATTATGTAGACATTGTAGAAATCGGTACACCTATTATTTATAACGAAGGTTTGCCAGCAGTCAAACATATGGCAGACAACATTAGTAATGTAAAAGTATTAGCTGATATGAAAATTATGGATGCAGCTGATTACGAAGTAAGCCAAGCAATTAAATTTGGTGCAGATGTAATTACAATTCTTGGAGTTGCAGAAGATGCGTCAATTAAAGCAGCCATTGAAGAAGCTCATAAAAATAATAAACAATTACTTGTTGATATGATTGCTGTTCAAGACTTGGAAAAACGTGCAAAAGAACTAGATGAAATGGGCGCTGACTATATTGCAGTACACACTGGTTATGATTTACAAGCTGAAGGACAATCACCTTTGGAAAGTTTAAGAACAGTTAAATCAGTAATTAAAAATTCAAAAGTTGCAGTAGCTGGTGGTATTAAACCAGATACAATTAAAACGATTGTTGCTGAAAATCCAGACCTTGTAATTGTTGGTGGTGGAATTGCAAATGCAGACGATCCAGTTGAAGCAGCAAAACAATGTCGAGCGGCTATAGAAGGTAAATAATATGGCTACTTTTAGTAATTATCAATTAATTCTTGATGAATTAACGACAACACTTTCTCATGTGGAGACGGATGAATTTTCCAGATTTGCTAATCAAGTTGTTAAGGCAAAGCAAATTTTTGTTGCTGGTAAAGGCCGTTCTGGCTTCGTAGCAAATAGCTTTGCAATGCGTTTAAATCAATTAGGTAAACTAGCACATGTAGTTGGTGAATCAACGACACCTGCAATTAAACGTGATGATTTATTCGTAATCATTTCAGGTTCAGGTTCAACAGAACATTTGAGATTACTAGCTGACAAAGCAAAATCTGTAGGTGCTAATATTATATTAATCACTACGAAAAAGGATTCTGCAATTGGTAAATTATCAAACTCTAATGTTGTTTTGCCAGCAGGAATGAAATACGACGAAAAAGGTTCAGCACAACCATTAGGAAGTTTATTTGAACAAGCATCACAATTATTTTTGGATACTGTCGTGATGGGGTTGATGACTGAGATGGATGTGTCAGAACAAACGATGCAACAAAATCATGCTAATTTAGAATAAATAAATGATAGTCGATAATATTATGGGTATATGATAATATTATCGATTATTTTTTTATTTAAATATAAAATTATAGTATAATAATATTAATAAACGAATAGGGGTGTTAATAGTGAAGTTTGATAATTATATTTTTGATTTCGATGGCACATTAGCAGATACGAAAAAATGCGGGGAAATAGCTACGCAAAGAGCATTTAAAGCATGCGGATTATCGGAACCATCATCAAAAGACATCACACATTATATGGGATTACCAATTGAAGAATCATTTTTAAAATTAGCAGATAATCAATTAGATGAGACTTCTTTGACAAAGTTAATTGAAACATTTAGAAATACATATAAAGCAATAGAAAAAGACTATATCTATGAATTTGCAGGAATTACAGAGGCTATTACAAGTTTACATAACCAAGGGAAAAAGCTTTTCGTAGTATCTAGTAAAAAAAGTGATGTACTTGAAAGAAATTTATCGGTAATTGGATTAAATCATTTAATTACTGAAGCTGTTGGTTCTGATCAAGTAAGTAAATATAAACCGGATCCTGAAGGCATACATACGATTTTGCAACGCTATAATTTAAATAGCCAACATACAGTTTACATTGGAGATTCAACATTTGATGTTGAGATGGGACAACGAGCTGGTGTACAATCGGCAGCAGTGACATGGGGTGCACATGATGCAAGGTCATTACTACATTCGAATCCTGACTTTATTATCAATGATCCATCAGAAATAAATACAGTACTATAAAACGTATAAAATGAAGTGTTTTTGAGCTGAAAATTAAAGAAATTATTAGCCAAATAAGTAGATTTATCATTGTGTGTTCTTGACTGTCTAAATAAATATTTATAAATAATTTTGAATGTTTAATAATATTAGTCAATGTTTTAGTAACAGACTAACTATAGTGAATTTTAGCAGAATAACCAGTATCAAAAACATATTAGATTTATTGAAATCATTTCAAAACAGTTAAATTATGGCGATAGTATATGACTATTACGTAGTTGTATGCTATCGCTATTTTTAGTTATAAGTTGAAAATGTTAAAGATTCAGTAATTTATGAATTATAATAGTTTGATTCAAATAGTTATGGGTATAAAATAGTTGTATTTATTTTCCTAAAACGAAAGTTTTTGTCAAACACAATTTTGTATTTATATAAAAGTTTGAATTTGTATAAATTTGACAAAACTAATTAACTCCGTATAATTATGAAACATACAAGAGGGAGTGTATGAATTCATGGATTTTAATAAAGAGAATATTAACATGGTGGATGCAAAGAAAGCCAAAAAGACTGTTGTTGCGACCGGTATTGGGAATGCAATGGAATGGTTCGACTTTGGTGTATATGCATATACAACTGCGTACATAGGGGCGAATTTCTTTTCTCCAGTGGAAAGTCAAGATATTCGACAAATACTTACATTTGCAGCATTAGCAATTGCATTTTTATTAAGACCAATTGGTGGTGTCGTATTCGGTATTATTGGTGACAAATATGGACGTAAAGTTGTATTAACATCAACAATTATTTTAATGGCATTTTCAACATTAACTATTGGTTTATTGCCAAGTTATGATCAAATTGGACTTTGGGCTCCAATATTGTTATTACTTGCTAGAGTATTACAAGGTTTTTCAACTGGTGGGGAATATGCAGGCGCAATGACATATGTCGCAGAGTCATCACCTGATAAACATCGTAATGCATTAGGAAGTGGTCTTGAAATCGGAACACTATCAGGTTATATTGCAGCTTCAATTATGATTGCATTATTGACATTCTTTTTAACTGATGAGCAAATGGCATCATTTGGTTGGAGAATTCCATTCCTATTAGGATTATTCTTAGGACTATTTGGGTTATATTTACGTCGTAGATTAGAAGAATCTCCAGTATTTGAAAATGATGTTGCAACTCAACCAGAAAGAGATAACATTAACTTTTTACAAATTATTAGATTTTATTACAAAGACATATTTGTATGTTTTATAGCAGTCGTGTTCTTCAACGTTACGAATTACATGGTAACTGCATACTTGCCAACTTATTTAGAACAAGTCATCAAATTAGATGCCACTACTACTAGTGTATTAATCACATGTGTAATGGCAATAATGATTCCATTAGCATTAATGTTTGGTAAGATAGCCGATAAAATAGGCGAAAAGAAAGTATTTCTTATCGGTACTGGCGGATTGACAGTATTTAGCATTATTGCATTCGTATTATTACATTCACAATCATTTATTGTTATAGTAATTGGAATATTTATTTTAGGTTTCTTCTTATCAACATATGAAGCAACAATGCCTGGATCACTACCAACGATGTTTTACAGTCATATAAGATATCGTACATTATCAGTTACATTTAATGTCTCTGTTTCTATATTTGGTGGTACAACGCCATTAGTAGCTTCATGGTTAGTAGCTGAAACAGGGAATCCACTGGCACCAGCATATTATTTAACTGCAGTTAGCTTAATTGGCTTTTTAGTAATTACGTTTTTACATTTAAGTACAGCAGGGAAATCACTTAAAGGTTCTTATCCTAATGTAGATAATGAAAAAGATAGAGCGTATTATGCTGAACATCCTAAAGAAGCGTTATGGTGGATTAAAGAAAGAAAAGATTAGACATTTTAACAAATAAGTATAAATCAAACGTATATTATATAAGCACTTTAAAGCTAGTAAATTTTGCTAACTTTAAAGTGCTTTTTAAATTGGAAGTGTAACTATGGAAACAAAGTTTGTGTATATATAGAAACCCCCATTGCAATGATTATCACAATGGGAGAAGAGGGGACTTAAAGCATATGTTTAGCTTTGAATACTTAAAATTCTCTTTGCTATTGAAATGTTAGGATGTAAATATGTCTTAGAGTATTTTGTCCAACGCAATTAATATTGAGACTCTAACCTTCAATATTAGCTTTATAGAGAACACAAATTTAAATAGATTGGGTGACTTATTTGTGTCAGTTATTGCGATTGCCATAACTTATTTTCTCTATATTCATATAATAACTCGTTAGCTATTGAAAAACATGGTACCTCAGTATCAAATTTATCTAGGGCTTAAGTTTGATAAACTGATGAATGTAGAATGACTGATAAAAAAGCGAATCCATTATATAATGTTAACGAATATATCGTTAAAGTTTACAATGAGCGAGGTATAATGATGAATCAAATACTAAAAAAGTTGAAAACTCATATACAAAATAAACCCAATGACATAGCCATTCATATAGATGACCGAACATTAACATATCAACAATTAGAAGATAAAGTTTCGACGGTTGTTGAATCATTAAAATCACTATCATTAGACACAGTAGTGGCATTAAATATTACATCACCAATTCAAACTATCGTATATTACCTAGCTTTGCATCGTTTACATAGAATCCCTATGATGGTAGAACCTAAATGGCAAAGTACGATTCATCATCAATTATTTGAAAAATATAAGATTAAAGATGTTATTGGAAATAATGGTCTCATACCGAAGATAGATTCACCGTCATTTATAGATACATCTCAATTAAAGCGCCATCAAAATTTGTTGCACATTGGCTTTACTTCTGGGACAACCGGATTACCAAAAGCTTATTATCGTGATGAAAATTCTTGGATAGCTTCATTTGAGGTAAATGAAATGTTAATGAAGCGTGGAGAAAATGCAATTGTAGCACCTGGACCACTTGCACATTCATTAACACTTTATGCATTAATCTATGCGTTAAGTACAGGACGGTCTTTCATAGGTCAGACGACATTTAATCCTAAACAATTACTTAAGCAATGTTTAGATAATAATTTATATAAAAGTGCCTTGTTCATGGTACCAACAATGATTAAGTCTTTAGTGTCTTTATTCAATTCTAAGTATGCAATTCAATCGATTTTTAGCAGTGGCGATAAACTACACTCAACTGTTTTTCAAAAACTTAAAGATAAGGCGCCTGATATAAATTTAATTGAATTTTTTGGGACATCAGAAACAAGTTTTATAAGTTATAACTTTAATCAAGAAGCACCATTGGAATCTGTAGGTATATTATTTCCGAATGTTGAATTGAAAACATTAAATCGTGATCAAAATGGTGTAGGACAAATATGTGTGAAAAGTAATATGACATTTAGTGGTTATGTCGGAGATAAATGTTTAAATGAAAATGAATGGATAATTACAGGTGATATCGGCTTTGTAAATGAACAATATTTGTACTTAACAGGGCGGAAACATGACATGATCATAATTGGAGGTTATAACGTATACCCATCAAGTGTTGAGCATGCGTTAAAACAATGGGATAAAATTGATGAAGTAATGATGATCGGCGTACCACATGAGCAATTTGGTCAAATTGCTGTTTTACTATATACAGG
This is a stretch of genomic DNA from Staphylococcus roterodami. It encodes these proteins:
- the hxlB gene encoding 6-phospho-3-hexuloisomerase, with the translated sequence MATFSNYQLILDELTTTLSHVETDEFSRFANQVVKAKQIFVAGKGRSGFVANSFAMRLNQLGKLAHVVGESTTPAIKRDDLFVIISGSGSTEHLRLLADKAKSVGANIILITTKKDSAIGKLSNSNVVLPAGMKYDEKGSAQPLGSLFEQASQLFLDTVVMGLMTEMDVSEQTMQQNHANLE
- the hxlA gene encoding 3-hexulose-6-phosphate synthase translates to MELQLAIDLLNKEEAAELANKVKDYVDIVEIGTPIIYNEGLPAVKHMADNISNVKVLADMKIMDAADYEVSQAIKFGADVITILGVAEDASIKAAIEEAHKNNKQLLVDMIAVQDLEKRAKELDEMGADYIAVHTGYDLQAEGQSPLESLRTVKSVIKNSKVAVAGGIKPDTIKTIVAENPDLVIVGGGIANADDPVEAAKQCRAAIEGK
- a CDS encoding HAD family hydrolase, giving the protein MKFDNYIFDFDGTLADTKKCGEIATQRAFKACGLSEPSSKDITHYMGLPIEESFLKLADNQLDETSLTKLIETFRNTYKAIEKDYIYEFAGITEAITSLHNQGKKLFVVSSKKSDVLERNLSVIGLNHLITEAVGSDQVSKYKPDPEGIHTILQRYNLNSQHTVYIGDSTFDVEMGQRAGVQSAAVTWGAHDARSLLHSNPDFIINDPSEINTVL
- the nagB gene encoding glucosamine-6-phosphate deaminase; the encoded protein is MKVLNLGSKEQASFYVACELYKEMAFNQECTLGLATGGTMTALYHQLVKLLNKNQLNVDHVTTFNLDEYVGLSSAHPQSYHYYMDCMLFKQYPYFNKKHIHIPNGDANDMNAEASRYNELLAQHGKRDIQILGIGENGHIGFNEPGTPFDSITHIVDLTESTIKANSRYFENENDVPKQAISMGLKNILQAKRIILLAFGEKKRAAITHLLNQEISIDVPATLLHKHPNVEIYLDDEACPKNIAKIHVDEMN
- a CDS encoding MFS transporter, whose amino-acid sequence is MDFNKENINMVDAKKAKKTVVATGIGNAMEWFDFGVYAYTTAYIGANFFSPVESQDIRQILTFAALAIAFLLRPIGGVVFGIIGDKYGRKVVLTSTIILMAFSTLTIGLLPSYDQIGLWAPILLLLARVLQGFSTGGEYAGAMTYVAESSPDKHRNALGSGLEIGTLSGYIAASIMIALLTFFLTDEQMASFGWRIPFLLGLFLGLFGLYLRRRLEESPVFENDVATQPERDNINFLQIIRFYYKDIFVCFIAVVFFNVTNYMVTAYLPTYLEQVIKLDATTTSVLITCVMAIMIPLALMFGKIADKIGEKKVFLIGTGGLTVFSIIAFVLLHSQSFIVIVIGIFILGFFLSTYEATMPGSLPTMFYSHIRYRTLSVTFNVSVSIFGGTTPLVASWLVAETGNPLAPAYYLTAVSLIGFLVITFLHLSTAGKSLKGSYPNVDNEKDRAYYAEHPKEALWWIKERKD
- a CDS encoding AMP-binding protein, with protein sequence MNQILKKLKTHIQNKPNDIAIHIDDRTLTYQQLEDKVSTVVESLKSLSLDTVVALNITSPIQTIVYYLALHRLHRIPMMVEPKWQSTIHHQLFEKYKIKDVIGNNGLIPKIDSPSFIDTSQLKRHQNLLHIGFTSGTTGLPKAYYRDENSWIASFEVNEMLMKRGENAIVAPGPLAHSLTLYALIYALSTGRSFIGQTTFNPKQLLKQCLDNNLYKSALFMVPTMIKSLVSLFNSKYAIQSIFSSGDKLHSTVFQKLKDKAPDINLIEFFGTSETSFISYNFNQEAPLESVGILFPNVELKTLNRDQNGVGQICVKSNMTFSGYVGDKCLNENEWIITGDIGFVNEQYLYLTGRKHDMIIIGGYNVYPSSVEHALKQWDKIDEVMMIGVPHEQFGQIAVLLYTGDNNLMYKDVKHFLSNKVKRYEIPSIIYRVEKMHYTASGKIAREKMTSMYLRGEI
- a CDS encoding YojF family protein yields the protein MLEPIKEQEVLELLASYEHKPVYLHVETTNGAYANHFDQRVFNAGTFLRNIQVTYTHAQLKGGNKEPYRIGLKLSNGGWVYVQGLTHYEVNEHDEFLIAGFNYEGQLAAALEISEQPFNL